From Isachenkonia alkalipeptolytica, the proteins below share one genomic window:
- the hpfH gene encoding (2S)-3-sulfopropanediol dehydratase activating enzyme — MLQKGIITNVQRFTIHDGPGMRTELFLKGCPLKCEWCSNPESLKPYIEPGVYESKCISYEKCGLCVEACPEEGVLSFNEGKLTSIDRRKCTGCLACYDACPSDAIKQWGKIKTVEECMVEIRKDKGYYDRSGGGVTVSGGEPLVQSDFVAALFKACKEEGIHTCLESSFHGDWKEIQKILPYTDLIISDIKHMDRQIHEKHTGVGNEIILKNLQRIAGTDREIILRIPVIPEVNDDKANIKATADFILNDLDGKVRTLQLLSFMRLGEEKYQSLGMPYGMDHVKLDRESFQKKVGEIAAYFNHRGIHCQVGTKEKQ; from the coding sequence ATGTTACAAAAAGGAATAATTACGAATGTCCAGCGATTTACAATCCATGATGGTCCGGGGATGCGTACAGAACTGTTTTTGAAAGGATGTCCCCTGAAATGTGAGTGGTGCAGCAACCCTGAAAGTTTAAAGCCTTACATAGAGCCGGGGGTATATGAGTCGAAGTGCATTTCGTATGAAAAATGCGGCTTATGTGTAGAGGCTTGTCCCGAGGAGGGGGTATTGAGTTTTAACGAGGGAAAACTCACTTCCATTGATCGAAGGAAATGTACCGGTTGTCTCGCCTGTTATGATGCTTGTCCTTCCGATGCCATTAAGCAATGGGGGAAAATAAAGACTGTGGAAGAGTGCATGGTAGAGATCCGAAAAGATAAAGGATATTATGACCGTTCCGGCGGCGGGGTTACCGTTTCCGGGGGAGAGCCTCTGGTTCAAAGTGACTTTGTGGCGGCCTTGTTTAAGGCTTGTAAAGAAGAGGGGATTCATACCTGTTTGGAGTCATCCTTTCACGGCGATTGGAAAGAAATCCAAAAGATTTTGCCTTATACGGATCTCATTATTTCAGACATTAAGCACATGGATAGGCAAATTCATGAAAAACACACTGGGGTAGGGAACGAAATAATATTAAAAAACCTTCAGAGGATTGCAGGCACCGATCGGGAAATCATTTTGAGAATACCCGTTATTCCGGAGGTGAATGATGATAAAGCCAATATCAAAGCCACGGCGGACTTTATTCTCAATGATCTCGACGGCAAGGTGAGAACTTTACAACTTTTAAGCTTTATGCGTCTGGGAGAAGAAAAATACCAATCCTTGGGAATGCCCTATGGAATGGATCATGTAAAGCTTGACCGGGAATCCTTTCAAAAGAAGGTTGGGGAGATTGCAGCATACTTTAACCATCGGGGGATTCATTGCCAGGTAGGAACAAAGGAAAAACAGTAA
- a CDS encoding LuxR C-terminal-related transcriptional regulator, whose protein sequence is MRQEKVNNMDFFSEMSEHQISSSEFFSYVLLDSLGRNFGLTNVVIAYFDTNGEFLSWINSEGLLVDGKEHPYRSYFKNDQIRDKIYKEAVSDDLTYFNVNPRLYKSTDLIEPGNYDQSPYVAFIEENFQAHYSMSLAFGINAYIQVVFLKSSEEGDFTDQEADLLEKIYVYIANSYKNFKKHEQAKIVLNIQNEIIASGEKAYLITDKFMNVMSYNENAIECLKEVYGPWVVEQIKSTKSCTWLPFLLGDEDDKLGKEGVQIREIKGYIFRIYIHDQGYSNGIIDRYRWITISGKTKEKLKRNPKKIRILTPAEQRVAELMYDGLTYKAIAEELVVSYHTVKKHVQNIYTKCGVNSRFELYKLLEDKKE, encoded by the coding sequence ATGAGACAGGAAAAAGTTAATAACATGGATTTTTTTTCGGAAATGTCCGAACATCAAATTTCATCGTCGGAATTTTTTAGTTATGTTCTACTGGACTCCTTAGGTAGAAATTTTGGTCTTACAAATGTGGTGATTGCTTACTTTGATACAAACGGGGAATTTTTATCCTGGATCAATAGCGAAGGTCTTTTAGTCGATGGAAAAGAACATCCTTACCGATCTTATTTCAAAAATGATCAGATCAGAGATAAAATTTACAAGGAGGCGGTGAGTGATGATTTGACCTATTTTAATGTGAACCCGCGACTGTATAAATCCACGGATTTGATCGAACCCGGGAACTACGACCAATCCCCCTATGTGGCCTTTATTGAAGAAAATTTTCAAGCCCATTATAGTATGTCACTGGCCTTTGGTATTAATGCCTACATTCAGGTTGTTTTTCTTAAATCTTCGGAAGAAGGGGATTTTACGGATCAAGAAGCGGACCTTCTCGAAAAAATCTATGTTTATATAGCCAATTCTTACAAAAACTTCAAGAAGCACGAACAGGCGAAAATTGTCTTGAATATTCAAAATGAGATCATTGCATCCGGTGAAAAAGCTTATTTGATAACCGATAAATTTATGAATGTAATGAGTTACAATGAGAATGCCATTGAATGTCTAAAAGAGGTATACGGCCCCTGGGTTGTGGAACAGATCAAAAGTACAAAATCCTGCACCTGGCTCCCTTTTTTGCTGGGAGATGAGGATGATAAGCTTGGAAAAGAAGGGGTTCAAATTCGTGAAATTAAAGGTTATATTTTCAGAATATATATTCATGATCAAGGGTACTCCAATGGAATTATTGATCGTTATCGCTGGATTACGATTTCGGGAAAAACGAAAGAAAAGCTTAAGAGAAATCCCAAGAAGATACGGATTCTGACCCCGGCGGAACAGCGAGTTGCGGAGCTGATGTACGATGGACTGACGTATAAGGCCATTGCCGAAGAACTTGTGGTTAGCTACCACACCGTAAAAAAACATGTACAAAATATCTATACGAAATGTGGCGTAAACAGTCGTTTTGAACTGTACAAATTATTAGAGGATAAAAAAGAATAA